GATCAAACGCGATGTTGTCGAGGATGACGGGGTCAGACATTATGTGGTTACTCAATGCGGAGACTGCGTCCGCTGTCACGGCGCACGGTCATGAACGGGCTGTCAGCAACGACGGGCATCAAGGTCCTTCAGGCAACGATATCGGGCTTCGCGGCGCGGAGACTCTTCTCCACATTGGCCGACAGGTTCGCGGCAACGACGAAGGCCGTGAGGCGCCTCCCCTATCACGGCACACCAGTCATCTTAGCACATGTTGACAGGGCGGACCAAGCCAAACACAGAAATGAGCCGGATGCATCAAGGCTTGTTGGCCATTGAGCCACATTCAGTCGCACGGGGCATCAACCCTACGACTCTGCCAGCCATGGTTCTTCACCAAGGAACGCACCGGCCGGCGCCCGCGCCGGACAAACGTTCGCCGAATCCGGCCTGGTGCCAGACACGTACTGCCAGGATGCCGGTTCCACATATTCAATGGTTGGCTCGGGCGTAGTCTCGCATGGCAAGAACGTTCTCGTTAGGCGTGCCTCGGGGCACTTCGCAGCCGGCTCCGACAATGTAGCGGGCGCCCGCCTGTCGATGACACTCGGCAAGGGCCGCGTGCACCTGCTCAGGAGTCCCGTTGCGCAGCACGGCAACGGGGTTGATGTTACCCAGCAGGACCTGATCGGGCCCCATGGCGGCGCGAGCCTCATCCAGCGGGGCCATCGAGTCCAGATCGACGATTTCGCATTTGAGTCGGCCCATGTCCGTCAGCAATGGCCGTGTGTTGCCACAGATGTGCAACCGGACGCGCGTGCCCATGGCGTGGAGGCCGTCGACCAGCTTCTTCTCGTACGGCCAGACCAGTTCGTTGTAGAGCTCGGGGCCGACCAGCGAGGCCGCTGCGTCGCCGACGCCGATGATATCCACGCCCGCGTCCACCTGGGCCTTGGCGAAACAAAGCTCCATCTCCACCACGAACTCAAACAGGTCCCGCACCCAAGCTGGGTCGTCGATCAGGTCGAGCATGAGCGCGTTCAGTCCGCGAAGGTCGGCGCCCATGGCGATCGGACCCTCGATCCAGCCTTCGACGATTTTGTCCTTCCCCGCCCTTTCTCTGAGCAGAGCAACTCCCTTTACCCGATCGGTCATACGCCCGCCCCCGAGGGGATCAGGCATCTTGAGCGATGCCAGGTCGGACTTGTCGGTGAGCCGAGCCTCGCTCTCGACAATCGCCGGCGGCTGGTCGTCGAAGATTTCAATCGTCCCACCGCAGTCGGCCGTCTCGCGGGCCGGGTCGGAGATCACCGACACATAGTCAAAGTCATACTGCTCGGCGGTGCGGATCTGCCCTTCAGCCAGCACG
This portion of the Phycisphaerae bacterium genome encodes:
- a CDS encoding uroporphyrinogen decarboxylase family protein — protein: MNSRERVLSMIEGRALDCLPLMPITMMFAADQIGAKYREYATDYRVLAEGQIRTAEQYDFDYVSVISDPARETADCGGTIEIFDDQPPAIVESEARLTDKSDLASLKMPDPLGGGRMTDRVKGVALLRERAGKDKIVEGWIEGPIAMGADLRGLNALMLDLIDDPAWVRDLFEFVVEMELCFAKAQVDAGVDIIGVGDAAASLVGPELYNELVWPYEKKLVDGLHAMGTRVRLHICGNTRPLLTDMGRLKCEIVDLDSMAPLDEARAAMGPDQVLLGNINPVAVLRNGTPEQVHAALAECHRQAGARYIVGAGCEVPRGTPNENVLAMRDYARANH